The segment AGCAGCTTCAAATTCTGGAATATCAACCAATTCTTCTTGTTGAATAATAGATAATGATACTCCACTCGCTCCCGCTCTAGCTGTACGTCCACTTCTATGAACATAGGCTTCAAATGTATCTGGTAAATGATAATTTACAACATAAGAAATCTCTTTTACATCTATACCTCTAGCTGCCAAGTCGGTAGCAACCAAAATATCAATATTTCCTTCTCTAAATTGCCCCATAATACGATCACGTATTCCCTGTGTTAAACTTCCATGCAAAGCACCCGATGAGAATTTGTTAATCGCTAAATTCTTTGCAAGCTTGTTAACAGCTGCTTTTGTTTTACAAAAGATAATGCCTCTTTCGCCTTCTTTAGAATTTAAAAAATGAAGTAATACGTTTAATTTTTCTATTGGTTCTACCACTACATATTGATGGTCTATACCTTGATGACCCACAGTTTCCATATCTGCTTCAATCTGCACAATAACAGCAGACATATAGTTATTCACCATTTGTTTGATGGCTCCTGGCAGGGTTGCAGTAAATAATAAAGTTCTTCTCTTTTTAGGAATTTCAGCAATAATAGTATCCAATCCTTCTTTTAAAGCAGTTACCATTTCATCTGCTTCGTCTAAAATAAAATACGCAATGTTTTTAATATTAATGGCTTCACGTTTTACCAAATCTGCCAATCTACCTGGAGTAGCAACAACAATATGAGTCGGTTCTTTTAAACGGTCTATTTGAGGTTTTATAGGAATTCCTCCACAAACAACTGCCATCGAAATTTTAGGACTGTTTGTTGCAAAAGAGGTTAAATTATTAAAAATCTGTTGCCCAAGTTCTCTTGTTGGTGTTAAAATTACAGCTTGTATTGCTGGGTTTTCTACATCAATTAATTGCAATAAAGGCAAGCCAAAAGCTGCGGTTTTACCGGTTCCTGTTTTTGCCAAAGCAACCACGTCTTCTTTTTGATTTAAGAGTACCGGAATTACCTTTTCTTGGATACTTGTAGGTACAGTAATTTTTAAAGCGGATAAACTTTGTTGTAATTCTGTACTAATTCCTAAATCTGAAAACTGTTTTGACATGAAAAAATATTTTTTGCAAAGATAACCACACTTTTATAGGATGTACTATCAAGTAGATATTATTCACCTATTTATACTTCTTTTTTTTAGTATTTAATGAGATATCATTAATACGATAATAGCATGTTAATAATATTTAATACATTTACTAACCATTTGGTTAAACTATATAGTTAATTTATGACAAAAAAGAAGAACGAAAACACGGAAGGCCAGATATTAGAAGCTGCAAAAAATGTTTTTCAACAAAAAGGAATGGATGGTTCTAGAATGCAAGAGATTGCCAATGAAGCGGGCATCAATAAAGCAATGTTGCATTATTATTTTAGAAGTAAACAACTACTTTTTGAAGCGGTATTTAAAAATGCTTTTTCTTTGTTAGCACCACAACTTAATAAAATTTTAAATGATGATTCTTCAGTAATAGAAAAAGTTAGAAATTTTACATCTAATTACATCACATTTATAAGTAAACACCCATATATCCCAACTTTTGTTATTCAAGAAATAAATAGAAATCCAGCGTTTATTATTAACATGAAAGAGAACAATAGCAGTTTTCCTAATCTAGATAAGTTCAAAAAACAAGTTGATTTTGATATCGAAAAAGGAATTTTAAAACCCATTAATGCAGAACAATTATTTATCAATATTCTTTCGTTAAGTATTTTTCCCTTTGTAGCTAAACCCTTAATTAAAGCTTTAACAGATGTAGATGATGCAAGGTTTAAACAAATTATAAAAGACCGTAAAACGGAAGTAGCAGACTTTATTATTAATTCCATAAAAGTGTAACAATGAAAAAAATAGTTTTATTTACTTTTTTGTTGATGTCAATTGGCTCTTTTTCACAAGAAAAATTGACATTAGAAGAATGTTATAATTTAGTGAAAACGAATTACCCTTTGGCAAAACAAAATGATTTATTAGCAAAACAAAATGCTATTGATTTAGAGGTGATTGCTACAGAAAGACTACCTCAATTAGATTTTTCTGCGCAAGCAACCTATCAATCTGATGTTATAGAAGTGCCAATTCCAAATGCTACAATAACACCTTTAAATAAAGATCAATACAGAGCAACACTTTCTGCAAATCAGTTCATATTTGGAGATGGTTTAATTGATGCTTCTTTAAGTGCAAAAAAAGCGTCTTTAAAAACAAAACAAAAGCAAGTTGATGTTCATTTATATCAACTAAAAAAGCAAATTAATCAACTCTATTTTTCGGTTTTACTATTACAAGAAAATAGCGCACTTTTAAACGCAAAAAACGAGCAGTTAAAAGCAAAACTAAATGAAGTAAAATCTGGTGTTAAAAACGGAATTATTTTACCCAGTTCTCTTTTTGTTTTAGAAGCTGAATTGTTAAAAATAAAACAACAATTCACAGTATTAGAATTAAATAAAAGCAGTTTATTACAAACGCTATCTTCTATTATTGGAAAAAATATCGACACAAATTTAACACTCACAAATCCTGAAATAACAACTGATTTACAAGCAAGTATTATACGCCCTGAATTGGATTTATTTCAACTTAAAAAAGAAGAAATAACAGTTTCAGAAAGATTAATTTCTAAGAAAACTGCTCCTAAATTATTTGGTTTTGCGAATGCTGGTTATGGAAACCCAGGATTAAATATGCTAGACAATTCTTTTCAACCATTTTATGTGGTGGGTGTAAAGTTAAATTGGAATCCTTTTGATTGGAATGCCAATAAAAAACAACGTGAATCTTTATTAATTAATAAAGATATTATTGATAATGAAGCAGCAATTTTTAATCTAAACACCAATATAGAATTACAACAACAACAAATTGAAATTAATAAAATCGAGCAATTTATAACCTCGGATATTGAAATCATTGAATTAAGAAAAAAGGTGCTAAAATCAACTGAATCTCAGTTAAAAAATGGGGTTATTTCTACTTCAGAATATATTACAGAATTAACAAATTTA is part of the Polaribacter sp. SA4-10 genome and harbors:
- a CDS encoding TetR/AcrR family transcriptional regulator, encoding MTKKKNENTEGQILEAAKNVFQQKGMDGSRMQEIANEAGINKAMLHYYFRSKQLLFEAVFKNAFSLLAPQLNKILNDDSSVIEKVRNFTSNYITFISKHPYIPTFVIQEINRNPAFIINMKENNSSFPNLDKFKKQVDFDIEKGILKPINAEQLFINILSLSIFPFVAKPLIKALTDVDDARFKQIIKDRKTEVADFIINSIKV
- a CDS encoding DEAD/DEAH box helicase translates to MSKQFSDLGISTELQQSLSALKITVPTSIQEKVIPVLLNQKEDVVALAKTGTGKTAAFGLPLLQLIDVENPAIQAVILTPTRELGQQIFNNLTSFATNSPKISMAVVCGGIPIKPQIDRLKEPTHIVVATPGRLADLVKREAINIKNIAYFILDEADEMVTALKEGLDTIIAEIPKKRRTLLFTATLPGAIKQMVNNYMSAVIVQIEADMETVGHQGIDHQYVVVEPIEKLNVLLHFLNSKEGERGIIFCKTKAAVNKLAKNLAINKFSSGALHGSLTQGIRDRIMGQFREGNIDILVATDLAARGIDVKEISYVVNYHLPDTFEAYVHRSGRTARAGASGVSLSIIQQEELVDIPEFEAALDITFKHFKKADAKSIEENNGLLWAKKIFKTKPNRTVSEDFKAKIKTIFHHLTKEELVDKILSNYIAENIKTDDTSVVVKKKKKK
- a CDS encoding TolC family protein: MKKIVLFTFLLMSIGSFSQEKLTLEECYNLVKTNYPLAKQNDLLAKQNAIDLEVIATERLPQLDFSAQATYQSDVIEVPIPNATITPLNKDQYRATLSANQFIFGDGLIDASLSAKKASLKTKQKQVDVHLYQLKKQINQLYFSVLLLQENSALLNAKNEQLKAKLNEVKSGVKNGIILPSSLFVLEAELLKIKQQFTVLELNKSSLLQTLSSIIGKNIDTNLTLTNPEITTDLQASIIRPELDLFQLKKEEITVSERLISKKTAPKLFGFANAGYGNPGLNMLDNSFQPFYVVGVKLNWNPFDWNANKKQRESLLINKDIIDNEAAIFNLNTNIELQQQQIEINKIEQFITSDIEIIELRKKVLKSTESQLKNGVISTSEYITELTNLYEDENTLSTHKIKLLLARANYKTIKGQ